CGTGGAGATGAAGATCGTCGACGGCAACGGCCACGAGCTGCCGTGGGACGGCAAGGCCTTCGGCGACCTGCACGTGCGCGGGCCGTGGACCATCGACCGCTATTACCGCAGCGACCCGTCGCCGCTGGTCGACGGCTGGTTCCCGACCGGCGATGTCGCCAACATCGACCCCGACGGCTACATGCAGATCACCGACCGCAGCAAGGACGTGATCAAGTCGGGCGGGGAGTGGATCTCCTCCATCGACGTCGAGAACGTGGCCGCCGCGCACCCGGCCGTGCACATGGCTGCGTGCATCGCCTGCCGCCATCCGAAGTGGGACGAGCGCCCGCTGCTGGTGGTGATGAAGAAACCCGGCGCGGAATTGACGCGCGAGGAGATGCTCCGCTTCTTCGAGGGCAAGGTCGCCAAGTGGTGGATTCCGGACGACGTGGTGTTCGTCACCGAGATCCCGCTCACGGCCACCGGCAAGATGCAGAAGCTCAGGCTGCGCGAGCAGTTCCGCGATTACCGGTTGCCGCTCGCGCAGGCCTAGCACGCAAAGCAGAAGCCGCAGCCCGTGCACCGGTACCACCCCGGCACGAGGGCAGCGGACGCAAGACAACCGGATCAGGGCCGGCCGCCGCGCAGGGATGCGGCGCAATGAAGCCCGGGCGCGTTGCAACCTGGAGAGGCCGACCGCCGATGTGCCCGCAGCGGCACGCGGGAGGGTGACGCGCCGGCGGCTCCACTACCTGAAGGAGACACGCATGACGAAGGTCCGTCCGTTGGTTGTGGCCGTTGCAAGTGTCGCGGCAATCGGTGGGGCGCTGGTGAGCGCCGCCGCATCCGCCGCCGAAACCGTCAAGATCGCCTGGATCGATCCGCTCTCCGGCCTGATGGGCGCGCTGGGCCAGAACCAGCTGCGCAGCTGGCAGTACATCGCCGACCTGGCCACGCAGAAGAACTGGGCCGGCGACGGCACCCGCTTCGAGGTGGTGGGCTTCGACAACAAGCTCTCGCCGCAGGAGAGCCTGACGGTGCTCAAGCAGGTGGCCGACCAGGGCATCCACTACATCGTGCAGGGCAACGGCTCCAGCGTGGGCATGGCGCTGGAGGACGCGGTCGCCAAGTACAACGAGCGCAATCCGGGCAAGGAGATCGTCTACCTGAACTACGCGGCGGTCGATCCGGACATGACCAACGGCAAGTGCAACTACTGGCACTTCCGCCTGGACGCCAACTCCGACATGAAGATGGAGGCCCTGACCAGCTACCTGGCCAAGGACCCCGGCGTCAAGAAGGTCTACCTGATCAACCAGAACTACTCGTTCGGCCACCAAGTGGCGCGCGCGGCCAAGGAATACCTCAAGCGCAAGCGCCCCGACATCGAGATCGTCGGCGAAGACCTGCACCCGCTGGCGCAGGTGAAGGACTTCTCGCCGTACGTGTCGAAGATCAAGGCCTCGGGCGCCGATACCGTCATCACCGGCAATTGGGGCAGCGACCTCGCGCTGCTGATCAAGGCGAGCAAGGATGCGGGCCTGAACGCCAACTTCTACACTTACTACGCCTCGACCACCGGCGTGCCGACCGCCATGGGCTCGGCCGGCGCCGACCACGTCAAGTACGTCGGCTACTGGAACGTCAACAACGACGGCTTCAAGGGCGCCGACATCGTCGAGGGCTACAAGAAGAAATACAACGACGACTACTACCTGATGGCGTCCTACACCGGCATCGTGCTGCTGGCCAAGGCCGTCAAGCAGGCCAGGTCGACCGAGCCGGCCAAGGTGGCCAAGGCCTTCGAGGGGATGAAGGTCGACAGCCTGAACGGCGCGTTCGAGATGCGCGCGGCCGACCACCAGGGCCAGCAGCCGCTCTACATCGCCACCTGGAAAAAGACCGACGGCAAGGCCGTGCGCTTCGACCAGGAGAACACCGGCTACGGCTGGAAGACCGAGGCGGTGCTCGACCAGTACATCGCGTCGCAGCCGACCTCCTGCCAGATGAAGCGTCCCTGAGCGGAAATCAGATTGCGGGTGGTGTGCCGAACGGCCGCCCGATGCTATCGTGCGGCGATGTTTTAAACGGGCGGGGACGGGCCGGCGCCATCGGCCCATGCCCCGCCGAGAGGGCTGCGGCGTGGAATTCCTAGTCATCAACCTGTTGAACGGCGTCAGCTACGGGCTGCTGCTGTTCATGCTGTCTTCGGGCCTGACGCTGATCTTCAGCATGATGGGCGTGCTCAACTTCGCGCACGCCAGCTTCTACATGCTGGGCGCGTATTTCGCCTACGTCATCAGCGTGCACCTGGGCTTCTGGTCCGCGTTGATCGCGGCGCCGCTGCTGGTGGGGGCGCTCGGCGCGCTGGTCGAGCGTTTCGGCCTGCGCACGGTGCACCGCTACGGTCATGTCGCCGAACTGCTGTTCACCTTCGGCCTGGCCTACCTGATCGAAGAGGGCGTGAAGCTGGTATGGGGCCTGCCGGCCGTGCCGTACCGCGTGCCCGAAGCGCTGGACGGGCCGCTGTTCACGCTGTTCACCTCGTCCTTCCCCAAGTACCGGGCCTTCATGATGCTGGTGTCGCTGCTGATGCTGGTGGGCATCTTCCTGCTGCTCACGCGCACGCGCATCGGCCTGGTCATCCAGGCGGCGCTGACGCATCCGGACATGGTCGAGGCGCTCGGCCACAACGTGCCGCGCGTGTTCATGCTGGTATTCGGCGGCGGCTGCGCACTGGCCGGGCTGGCGGGGGTGATCGGCGGCAACGCGTTCGTGACCGAGCCGTCGATGGCGGCGGCGGTCGGGTCGATCGTCTTCGTGGTGGCGGTGGTGGGCGGCATGGGCTCGCTGGTGGGCGCGTTCATCGCCTCGCTGCTGATCGGCTGCATCCAGACTTTTGCCGTGACGCTCGATCTCTCGGTGGCGAGCCTGCTGGGCAAGCTCGGCGTCGTGCTTAACCCGGACGTACCGCTGATCTCGGTGTGGAACCTGACCATCGCGCAGGTGGCGCCGGTGCTGCCGTACCTGCTGCTGGTGCTGATGCTGATCTTCCGCCCGCGCGGGCTGATGGGCACGCGGGAGGGCTGACATGGAACGCGTCATGCCGCAACAACGGACACGGTGGGCGGATGATCGGGCCCGCACCCTGAAATTCCGCCCGTTCAACCTGGCGCGCTGGCTGATCTGGGGCGCCACCGCGCTGGTGATGATCGTGCTGCCGCTGATCTGGCCGCACGGCTTTGCCATCACGCTGCTGTCGCAGATGGGCATCATGATCATCTTCGCGCTGTCGTACAACATGCTGCTGGGGCAGTCGGGCATGCTGTCGTTCGGGCATGCGGTATATGCCGGCCTGGGCGCCTTCATGGCGGTGCACCTGCTCAACCGGGTCGGCGCGGCGCAGGCGCTGGGCATCGGCGGGCCGCTGGCGGTGGCGCTGCTGCCGCTCGCGGGCGGGCTGGGCGGGGCGCTGTTCGGCGTGCTGTTCGGCTACGTCACCACCAGGAAGGCCGGCACCACCTTCTCGATGATCACGCTCGGCATCGGCGAGATGGTGTTCGCCAGCGCGCTGATGTTCCCCGACTTCTTCGGCGGCGAGGGCGGTGTATCGACCAACCGCAGCATCGGCGAGCCGCTGCTGGGCATCAGCTTCGGGCCGGCGCGGCAGGTGTACTACCTGATCGCCGCGTGGTGCCTGATCTCGATGGCGCTGATGTACGCCTGGACGCAGACGCCGCTGGGCCGCATCGCCAACGCGGTGCGCGACAACCCGGAGCGCGTGGAATTCATCGGCTACAGCACGCAGCGGGTGCGCTGCCTGGTGGTGATCCTGTCGGCGTTCTTCGCGGGCATCGCGGGGGCGCTGTCGTGCATCAATTTCGAGATCGTGACGGCCGAGAACGTGTCGGCGGCGCGTTCGGGGGCGGTGCTGCTGGCGGCTTTCATCGGCGGCATGGGCACGTTCTTCGGGCCGATCATCGGCGCGGTGCTGACGGTGTTCTTCACGGTGGCGCTGTCCGGCATCACCAAGGCGTGGCTGCTGTACCTGGGGCTGTTCTTCGTGCTGATGGTGATGTACGCGCCGGGTGGCATCGCCAGCCTGCTGACGATGCATGTGCCGATCCTGCGGCGCGGCAAGCTGGGCACGCTGCTGCCGGCGTATGGCGCGGCGGCCGTGCCGGCGCTGGTGCTGCTGGCCGCGCTGATCGCCACCGTGGAGATGATCTACGCCGTGCAGGACGACAGCGCGGGCGGCGTGGCCTTGCTGTTCGGCCTGTCGGTGCGGCCGGCCGCCTGGGGGCCATGGGCCGTCACCGCCGTGCTGTGGGTGGCGGGCGCTCTTGGCCTGCGTGTCGCGGCGGGCAAGCTGCGCGCCGCCTGGGACCTCGCCTTGCAGGAGCGCCAGCCATGAGCCAACCGATTCCCGCGCTGGAACTGCGCAATGTCCGCAAGCGCTTCGGCCAGACCGAAATCATCCGCGGCGTGAACCTGACCATCGGCAAGGGCGAGCGCCACGCGCTGATCGGCCCGAACGGTGCCGGCAAGTCGACCACCTTCAACCTGATCTCGGGGCGCTTTCCGCCGAGCACCGGCAGCGTGCGCCTGAACGGCGAGGAGATCGCCGGGCTGGCGCCGTACGCGATCAACCGCAAGGGGCTGTCGCGCAGCTTCCAGATCACCAATCTGTTCCATCGGCTGTCGGTGTTCGAGAACCTGCGCTGCGCGGTGCTCTGGTCGCTGGGCTACAAGTATTCGTTCTGGCACCGGCTGGCCGAGCTGCGCGACGCGCGCGAGCGGGCCGAGGCGGTGCTGGAGCAGATCGGCATGGCGCACCGGCGCGATGCCCCCGCCGGGCTGCTGACCTATGCCGAGCAGCGCGCGCTGGAGATCGGTATCACCATCGCGGGCGGCGCCGACGTGATCCTGCTGGACGAGCCGACCGCCGGCATGAGCCGCTCGGAATCCGACCATGCGGTGGACCTGATCCGCAAGGTCACGGTCGGCAAGACGCTGGTGATGGTGGAGCACGACATGAGCGTGGTGTTCGGCCTGGCCGACCGCATCTCGGTGCTGGTCTACGGCGAGGTGATCGCCACCGGCACGCCCGAGGCCATCCGCAACGACCGCCGCGTGAAGGAGGCCTACCTGGGCACCACGCTGGAGGCGGATACCACCGAGAATGGCGCTGCGAATGGAGCCGAATCGGCAGGAGCGCACTGATGGCCACGACCACGCCCATGCTCGAAGTGCGCGGCCTGCACGCGTATTACGGCAAGAGCCATATCCTGCACGGCGTCGATCTGCACGTGGGCGAGGGCGAGATCGTCGCCTTGCTCGGCCGCAACGGCGTGGGCCGCTCGACGCTGGCCAAGTCCATCATGGGCATGGTCCGGTGCGAGGGGCACATCCTGCTGCGCGGCCAGGACGTGCGCGGCCTGCGCACCTTCGAGGTGGCGCACCGGGGCATCGGCTACGTGCCCGAGAACCGCGACATCTTTCCGACCCTGACAGTACGCCAGAACCTGCTGCTGGGCGAGAAGCGCAACCCGCGCCAGCCCAGGCCGCGCTGGCGGCTGGACGACATGTACCGCCTGTTCCCGCGCCTCAAGGCGCGCGAGCACACACCGGCCGGCGTGCTCTCCGGCGGCGAGCAGCAGATGTTGACGCTGTGCCGCACGCTGATGGGGGACCCGGATTTCGTCATCATCGACGAGCCCACCGAAGGGCTGGCGCCGCTGATCGTCGCGCTGGTGGGGGACTATCTGAAGACGCTCAAGGAGTGCGGCATCTCGGTGCTGCTGGTGGAGCAGAAGCTGGCCATCGCGCTGGATATCTCGCAGCGGGTCTACGTGATGGGGCATGGCCAGATCGTCTTCGAGGGGGCGCCGGCCGATCTGAAGGCCGATGCACAGGTTCGGCGGGAGTGGCTGGAGGTTTAGGGAGGCGCTGCGCCAGGCCCGATCAGGCGTTTCCGGTAGGGTAACGGGGAGCGGATGCGTCCCTGCGCAGGGGCATCTCAGCCTGCTGTGCACGTGTGTGGCCCGAACCGGGCCACCCATCCCGCAAGTCCCTCCGCAGCATTACCCCTTTGTCCCTCGTGGCGCAGGATGTCGCGCTGACCGGCGCCAGGATGGGTACGGCCGGTCGCTGCTTTCCTGGCAAGCGGCGGGACCGCGGATGGCACGCTCACGGGGCCGCCGCACCGTCCCGTTGTCCCATCCGGCAAGCGCGCGGTCCAGCCGCACGCCGTGCAGCGCGTCTTCCATTGCCGGGTTCGACAGGCCGGATCACGTTGCCGCATGCCGTCGACCGTGAACGGGTGGGGCGCGATCGGCGCACGCAGGTCCGCCCATGGCACCGCCCGGTGTATCTCTTTCAGTGCCTCGCGCTTGCGTGTGCATCTGGGCCGTGGGTTCCGTCCAGGCGTAGCTCGTTCCTGCGCCTTGCCGGCTCGCGTCCCTGAGGCGCATTGGCTTTCCCTGACGGACAGCCACATGTGCCCCTCGCACCGTCGCCAGCGATGTCCGTTGAGCCGCCATGTCGTGAAGCGCTTCCGTCGCGAGGCGCGTTGGTGAGCGACGCCATTCAGGGAAAGGACAAAGGCATCGGTATCGGTTTGATGTCCTGGTTATTCCATGTGGTGCATCCAGTTGCCACGAAATTCGAGATGGAAATACCGATTATCAATTTTTCTCACGCGAACTTGATGGGGATATTGGTTAGAAAGTACCTTGAGGTCGATTTGGCCTGTCTTGGATAAATCTTATGATTTCCTTGTTGAAAAACTTGGGGTCTGGAGTCGATTTTCTCGCGAGATGATTGAATTATTTGCTTGATGCAAATGAGTGGCTGCGGTCGATTCAGGTGAAAAAACGTCCGGATTATTCCGTGCCATCCCATTTTTTTGACAAATGGAGAAGTGTAATGCGACAAAAAAGAATGCGCCGCGGCGCCACCATGTTGCTTGCAGCGATGCTGGCCGGCGCGTTGGTATCCTGCGGCTCGGGTGAAGACGGCGGCGCTTCCAGCTTGTCCGTTTCGGGCGGCGCTGCGCAGACGACCAGCACGACCGGTGCGACCTGCTCCCCGGTCAACGTGCAGGCTGTCAACGGCACCCGTTCGACCGTGCCCCAGAACCCGTGCGTTCCGGCGCTCGCCTATGACGACACGAGCATCACACTGGCCTGGAACAAGCCGGACCGCTACGCCGATGTGGTCGATTACAACGTGTACATGAACGGCAAGAAACTCGGCAGCGCATCGGACAACAATGCCGCGCATTCTGTCGCGAGACGCTATATCGACCGCTTTTATGCAGAGGACACGACGGGTTTCCATACCCGGATGACCTTTCACAGCTTTCGGGCGGTGGGTCTGACCCCCGATACGGCGTATACCTTCACCGTGCGGGCGGTGGATCGTTCCGGAAAGGAATCTGCCGACAGTGCGCCGGTCTCGCACAAGACCGCCCCCGCTTTCACGCGCGTCTATAACGTGGCGAGACTGGGCGCCAGGGGGGATGGCGCGACGCTGAATACGGCCGTCATCCAGAAGGCGATCGACGAGTGTGCCGGCACGTCCACCACGGCTTACGGGTGCAAGGTGCTGATTCCCGCCGACGATGCGAGCGGTGCCGTGTTTGTGAGCGGCGCCCTGTTCCTGAGAAGCAACATGACGCTGGAGGTCGCCGAAGGCGCCACGTTGCGCGGGTCCGCCAACGCGGTGGATTACCCGCTCGCCAAGGGGTACCAGTTGTACAGCTACTTCACCAACGCCACGGATGATCGCCGTCCGCCGTCGTTGCTCAATGCGCTCAGCCCCGCGCACATGAACGGCACGGCGGCATTGGCCGACCACCAGGGCTACGACGACACGCGCGGGGTGTTCAGCAACATCCGGATCACCGGCAAGGGGACGCTGGACGGCAGCGGGTGGGTGCGTCGCGGCACCGACACGATCGATGAGGTCGGCAATCGTCTCGCCAGCTTCGAACCCGGCAATGCCAGCAAGTGGAGCACCCTCGGCGTGCTGGCGAAGAGCCAGATGCTCGCGGCCCAGGCCGAAGCCGGCGGCACGCTCGATTCGACCCGGAACGCGAACTACTACAGTAACCGCCGCTCGAGTCTTGCCACGTTCCGCGGCGCGCGCCAGATCTATTTCGGCGACGTGACGCTGACCAACCCGGCGTTCCATGGCGTGATGTTCGTCGAGAGCGAGAACATGGTGTTCGCCAACACCGTGACGCAGACGTTCGATATCAACAATGCGGACGGCGTGGAATTCGGCAACAGCAGCAACGCCGTCGTGTTCAACAATTTCATCGACAGCGGCGACGACAATATCAACTTCGCCGCGGGCCAGGGCAAAAACTACGAGGGGGGCGCGCCACAGCAGTACGCGTGGATCTTCAACAACTACATGCGCGAGGGCCACGGGGGTGTCGTGGCCGGCAGCCATACCGGTGCGTGGATCCAGGACATCCTCGCCGAGGACAACGTGATGTTCATGACCGACAACGGGCTGCGTCTGAAGAGCACGCCCGCCACCGGGGGCGGTGCACGGCGCATCGTCTTCCGCGACACCGCCATGCGCGAGGTCGGCACCAAGAACAGCGTGACGGCGGGGGGGCAGACCTTCACCAACAACGCCAATGGCAATCCGTTCATCCTCACGTTGTCGTACAGCGCCGGCAGCAATGTGTTCGACAACGCCTCCGCCTCCGCCAGATTCCGCGACATCACGGTCAATCGCGTGACGGTCGACAACGGCAGTCCAAGTACTGGCGGGGCGATGATCTCAGTGGATGGCTATGACGGTACCGATGCGTCATTGGGTTATCCCGAAACTTTCCACGAGAACGTGCTGCTCCATGCGGTGAAGATCGCCAATGCGAAGCCCGCCAGCATCAGCCGCCTCAAGGACAGCACCTTCAAGGACGTGACGATCACGAACTGGGGGACATCGGCGACGCCTTGGGCGATCAGCGATGTGTCCGGGCTGACCTTCAGCAACGTGAAGCCGGCACCCTAGCGGGAACGGCGTCCGGGCTTGGCCCCGGGCGCCGGCCTTGATCTGTCCGACCGGATCGACGGGCGCGTCCGGCGGGCGGTGTTTGTTCCGGGCCGGTCAAGGCCCGGCGTCAATGGCGGGGGCCAGGCCGCGCGTTGCGGCCAAAGCCGCTCGGGGCAGGCTAATCGGCGGCAACGCCAGGCAGCACGGCCCCGCTATCCTCGGCCTTCGCCGTGTGGAGATGCCTCGGGCTGAACTGCATCTGCGCATACCGCACGAACCGCGTCTTGTAGCGCCACCGGTACCCCAGCCAGATCGCCACGAACAGGAACACCCCGCAATACGTGGCGACGAACGGCCCGAAGTTGTCGATGGGCGCGAACAGCGCCTTGGTGTTCTGCCCCAGGATGATGATCACGCACAGGGCCGCCACCATGATCGGCCCGAACGGGAAGAAGGGCGAGCGGTACTCCAACTGCTCGACCGTATGGCCCTGGTGCAGGAAGCCCTTGCGGAAGCGGTAGTGCGCCAGCGCGATGCCGAACCACGCGATGAAGCACGTCACCGCCGAGGTGTTGAGCAGCCACAGGTACACGACCTGGTCGCCGAAGAGCGAGCTGAAGAAGCACAGCGCGCCCACCGCCGAGGTGGCCAGCAGCGCCCGGTGCGGCACGCCGTTGCCCGAGACCTTGGCGAACCAGCGCGGTGCCTGGCCTTCGAGCGCGAGGTCGTAGAGGATGCGCGTCGACACATAGAGGCTCGAGGTGCCGGACGACAGCAGCGCGGTCAGCACCACCGCGTTCATCATGCCGGCGGCGAAGGCGAGGCCGGCATGCTGGAACACCAGCGCGAACGGGCTCACGCCAACGTCGGTGGCTTCGTTGCGCAGCAGGTTCGGATCGGTGTACGGCAGCAGCACGCCGATGATCAGGATCGCCAGCACATAGAACAGCAGGATGCGCCAGAAGGTCTGGCGGATGCCGCGCGGAATGGTGCGCGCGGGGTCCTCCGCCTCGCCGGCCGCCACGCCGATGGTCTCGACGCCCTGGAACGAGAACCCGGCGATCATCGCCACGCCGATCATCGCCGGCAGTCCGCCCACGAACGGTGCGTCGCCCACCGTGAAGTTGTGCCAGCCCAGTTGCGGCCCGCCCCTCATGATGCCGAAGATCATCGCCAGCCCGATCAGCAGGAACACGACGATGGTCACCACCTTGATCATCGAGAACCAGTATTCGGCCTCGCCGAAGCCGCGCACGGAAAACACGTTGAGCGCGAACATCAGCAGCAGGAAGGCGGCGCTCCAGACCATGCCCGAGACGCCCGGAAACCAGTACTTCATCACCAGCTGCGCCGCCGCCAGCTCCACCGCGACGGACACCGCCAGCGCGAACCAGTA
The sequence above is drawn from the Ralstonia solanacearum K60 genome and encodes:
- a CDS encoding branched-chain amino acid ABC transporter substrate-binding protein, whose product is MTKVRPLVVAVASVAAIGGALVSAAASAAETVKIAWIDPLSGLMGALGQNQLRSWQYIADLATQKNWAGDGTRFEVVGFDNKLSPQESLTVLKQVADQGIHYIVQGNGSSVGMALEDAVAKYNERNPGKEIVYLNYAAVDPDMTNGKCNYWHFRLDANSDMKMEALTSYLAKDPGVKKVYLINQNYSFGHQVARAAKEYLKRKRPDIEIVGEDLHPLAQVKDFSPYVSKIKASGADTVITGNWGSDLALLIKASKDAGLNANFYTYYASTTGVPTAMGSAGADHVKYVGYWNVNNDGFKGADIVEGYKKKYNDDYYLMASYTGIVLLAKAVKQARSTEPAKVAKAFEGMKVDSLNGAFEMRAADHQGQQPLYIATWKKTDGKAVRFDQENTGYGWKTEAVLDQYIASQPTSCQMKRP
- a CDS encoding branched-chain amino acid ABC transporter permease → MEFLVINLLNGVSYGLLLFMLSSGLTLIFSMMGVLNFAHASFYMLGAYFAYVISVHLGFWSALIAAPLLVGALGALVERFGLRTVHRYGHVAELLFTFGLAYLIEEGVKLVWGLPAVPYRVPEALDGPLFTLFTSSFPKYRAFMMLVSLLMLVGIFLLLTRTRIGLVIQAALTHPDMVEALGHNVPRVFMLVFGGGCALAGLAGVIGGNAFVTEPSMAAAVGSIVFVVAVVGGMGSLVGAFIASLLIGCIQTFAVTLDLSVASLLGKLGVVLNPDVPLISVWNLTIAQVAPVLPYLLLVLMLIFRPRGLMGTREG
- a CDS encoding branched-chain amino acid ABC transporter permease, with translation MERVMPQQRTRWADDRARTLKFRPFNLARWLIWGATALVMIVLPLIWPHGFAITLLSQMGIMIIFALSYNMLLGQSGMLSFGHAVYAGLGAFMAVHLLNRVGAAQALGIGGPLAVALLPLAGGLGGALFGVLFGYVTTRKAGTTFSMITLGIGEMVFASALMFPDFFGGEGGVSTNRSIGEPLLGISFGPARQVYYLIAAWCLISMALMYAWTQTPLGRIANAVRDNPERVEFIGYSTQRVRCLVVILSAFFAGIAGALSCINFEIVTAENVSAARSGAVLLAAFIGGMGTFFGPIIGAVLTVFFTVALSGITKAWLLYLGLFFVLMVMYAPGGIASLLTMHVPILRRGKLGTLLPAYGAAAVPALVLLAALIATVEMIYAVQDDSAGGVALLFGLSVRPAAWGPWAVTAVLWVAGALGLRVAAGKLRAAWDLALQERQP
- a CDS encoding ABC transporter ATP-binding protein; translated protein: MSQPIPALELRNVRKRFGQTEIIRGVNLTIGKGERHALIGPNGAGKSTTFNLISGRFPPSTGSVRLNGEEIAGLAPYAINRKGLSRSFQITNLFHRLSVFENLRCAVLWSLGYKYSFWHRLAELRDARERAEAVLEQIGMAHRRDAPAGLLTYAEQRALEIGITIAGGADVILLDEPTAGMSRSESDHAVDLIRKVTVGKTLVMVEHDMSVVFGLADRISVLVYGEVIATGTPEAIRNDRRVKEAYLGTTLEADTTENGAANGAESAGAH
- a CDS encoding ABC transporter ATP-binding protein, encoding MATTTPMLEVRGLHAYYGKSHILHGVDLHVGEGEIVALLGRNGVGRSTLAKSIMGMVRCEGHILLRGQDVRGLRTFEVAHRGIGYVPENRDIFPTLTVRQNLLLGEKRNPRQPRPRWRLDDMYRLFPRLKAREHTPAGVLSGGEQQMLTLCRTLMGDPDFVIIDEPTEGLAPLIVALVGDYLKTLKECGISVLLVEQKLAIALDISQRVYVMGHGQIVFEGAPADLKADAQVRREWLEV
- a CDS encoding glycosyl hydrolase family 28 protein; this translates as MRQKRMRRGATMLLAAMLAGALVSCGSGEDGGASSLSVSGGAAQTTSTTGATCSPVNVQAVNGTRSTVPQNPCVPALAYDDTSITLAWNKPDRYADVVDYNVYMNGKKLGSASDNNAAHSVARRYIDRFYAEDTTGFHTRMTFHSFRAVGLTPDTAYTFTVRAVDRSGKESADSAPVSHKTAPAFTRVYNVARLGARGDGATLNTAVIQKAIDECAGTSTTAYGCKVLIPADDASGAVFVSGALFLRSNMTLEVAEGATLRGSANAVDYPLAKGYQLYSYFTNATDDRRPPSLLNALSPAHMNGTAALADHQGYDDTRGVFSNIRITGKGTLDGSGWVRRGTDTIDEVGNRLASFEPGNASKWSTLGVLAKSQMLAAQAEAGGTLDSTRNANYYSNRRSSLATFRGARQIYFGDVTLTNPAFHGVMFVESENMVFANTVTQTFDINNADGVEFGNSSNAVVFNNFIDSGDDNINFAAGQGKNYEGGAPQQYAWIFNNYMREGHGGVVAGSHTGAWIQDILAEDNVMFMTDNGLRLKSTPATGGGARRIVFRDTAMREVGTKNSVTAGGQTFTNNANGNPFILTLSYSAGSNVFDNASASARFRDITVNRVTVDNGSPSTGGAMISVDGYDGTDASLGYPETFHENVLLHAVKIANAKPASISRLKDSTFKDVTITNWGTSATPWAISDVSGLTFSNVKPAP
- a CDS encoding amino acid permease, yielding MHTPITPTGLEGQSELRRRLRARHLMMIALGGAIGTGLFVASGASIAQAGPGGALLTYTLIGAMVYCLMTSLGELAVHLPVSGSFVTYSRLYVEEGFGFALGWNYWFALAVSVAVELAAAQLVMKYWFPGVSGMVWSAAFLLLMFALNVFSVRGFGEAEYWFSMIKVVTIVVFLLIGLAMIFGIMRGGPQLGWHNFTVGDAPFVGGLPAMIGVAMIAGFSFQGVETIGVAAGEAEDPARTIPRGIRQTFWRILLFYVLAILIIGVLLPYTDPNLLRNEATDVGVSPFALVFQHAGLAFAAGMMNAVVLTALLSSGTSSLYVSTRILYDLALEGQAPRWFAKVSGNGVPHRALLATSAVGALCFFSSLFGDQVVYLWLLNTSAVTCFIAWFGIALAHYRFRKGFLHQGHTVEQLEYRSPFFPFGPIMVAALCVIIILGQNTKALFAPIDNFGPFVATYCGVFLFVAIWLGYRWRYKTRFVRYAQMQFSPRHLHTAKAEDSGAVLPGVAAD